From Methanomassiliicoccus luminyensis B10, the proteins below share one genomic window:
- a CDS encoding HAAS signaling domain-containing protein, whose amino-acid sequence MELIERYVRAVAERLPEDTRSDVARELRANIEDMLPDGATEQDVRKVLEKMGSPAALANEYRQSKRYLIGPGLYDTYVFVLKIVLCIAPVAIAFLSLAGAVLDGGSAVDVIAAAIGGAFEGAVQAFIWVTLVFAILERAGVDEGSLPFGHKDWTVDDLPPAVQNPRSKIDRAGEVVAIIFIVAFMSIFVLRPELIGWYDQADGGLQVATLFDLDRLQAYIPAIVVLAVMSFGLSVCKIVAGRWTLPLAGANTLVNLGNGLLACIMLTDRGLWNPAFIDRLEGLFEVSAGTLDAILASGVTAAIVVIVLLLIMDSVMGFLKSKEVRLLDIPERIRAWIGAER is encoded by the coding sequence ATGGAACTGATTGAGCGGTACGTCCGAGCGGTGGCGGAGCGGCTGCCCGAGGACACCAGGAGCGATGTGGCGCGGGAGCTTCGAGCCAACATTGAGGACATGCTGCCGGACGGCGCCACCGAGCAGGACGTCCGGAAGGTCCTGGAGAAGATGGGGAGCCCCGCGGCCCTGGCCAATGAGTACCGGCAGTCCAAGAGGTACCTCATCGGGCCGGGACTGTACGACACCTACGTCTTCGTGCTGAAGATCGTGCTGTGCATCGCGCCGGTGGCAATAGCGTTCCTGTCCCTCGCCGGGGCCGTGCTGGACGGCGGCAGCGCCGTGGACGTCATCGCCGCGGCCATCGGAGGGGCCTTCGAGGGCGCCGTACAGGCGTTCATCTGGGTCACCCTGGTCTTCGCTATACTGGAGAGGGCAGGGGTGGACGAGGGCAGTCTGCCCTTCGGCCATAAGGACTGGACGGTGGACGATCTCCCGCCGGCGGTCCAGAACCCCCGGAGCAAGATCGACCGCGCCGGGGAGGTGGTGGCCATCATCTTCATCGTCGCGTTCATGTCCATCTTCGTGCTCCGGCCGGAGCTGATCGGCTGGTACGATCAAGCGGACGGCGGCCTGCAGGTCGCCACCCTGTTCGATCTCGACCGGCTGCAGGCGTACATCCCGGCGATCGTGGTCCTGGCGGTAATGAGCTTCGGCCTATCGGTCTGCAAGATCGTGGCCGGCCGGTGGACGCTGCCGCTGGCAGGAGCGAACACCTTGGTCAACCTCGGGAACGGACTCCTGGCCTGTATTATGCTGACGGACCGGGGGCTGTGGAACCCGGCGTTCATAGACCGCCTGGAAGGTCTCTTCGAGGTCTCGGCCGGCACCCTGGACGCTATCCTGGCCAGCGGGGTGACGGCGGCTATCGTCGTCATCGTCCTCCTGCTCATCATGGATAGCGTCATGGGCTTCCTGAAGAGCAAAGAGGTCCGGCTGCTCGACATCCCCGAGAGGATACGGGCCTGGATAGGGGCGGAAAGGTGA
- a CDS encoding PadR family transcriptional regulator, translated as MRTGSTEELIESLVVELRRGTLVLSVLSQLERPEYGYSLVQKLEEKDAVIEPGTLYPLLRRLEKQNLLVSRWDTSENRPRKYYELSEEGKEVYERLKEEWKGLSKQLEVLTGGGNDGTD; from the coding sequence ATGAGAACGGGTTCCACGGAAGAGCTGATCGAATCGCTGGTGGTCGAACTGAGAAGAGGGACCCTGGTGCTGTCGGTCCTCAGCCAGCTGGAGCGCCCGGAGTACGGCTACTCTCTGGTGCAGAAGCTCGAGGAGAAGGACGCGGTGATCGAGCCGGGTACGCTGTACCCCCTGCTCCGGAGGTTGGAGAAGCAGAACCTGCTGGTAAGCCGATGGGACACCTCGGAAAACCGGCCGAGAAAGTATTACGAACTTAGCGAGGAGGGAAAAGAAGTGTACGAGCGCCTGAAGGAGGAGTGGAAGGGTCTCTCCAAGCAGCTCGAGGTCCTGACGGGAGGCGGCAACGATGGAACTGATTGA
- a CDS encoding RPA family protein — translation MITREVAWRVFASEYNASSLELKGEGEKAPSYVITPLGAMVNRIFIVGVMTDRQNIGTEAEPLWRALVSDGTDKFYVYAGKYAPEATLALSKIEPPAFVAVIGKSRTYSPQEGTMYMSVRPEKIVEVDQHIRDHWILETAKATMRRIEAVDEAREMECPTAEELVKLGFSPPLADGVSRASPHYTDLDINRYRGMVLEALEQLLPERSSDLPIPPELPSSAPDEIEDEEEQDDQDKEEIVLKLIDALDKNKKGAALSELIKEAAKLGIGESELEEINNSLLDKGLIYEPTIGKMKRI, via the coding sequence ATGATCACCAGGGAAGTGGCCTGGAGGGTGTTCGCTTCTGAGTACAACGCCTCATCCCTGGAGCTGAAGGGCGAGGGGGAGAAGGCCCCGTCGTACGTCATCACCCCCCTGGGAGCGATGGTGAACCGCATATTCATCGTCGGCGTGATGACGGACCGGCAGAACATTGGCACCGAGGCGGAGCCGCTGTGGCGGGCCCTCGTTTCCGACGGCACCGACAAGTTCTACGTGTACGCCGGCAAGTACGCGCCGGAGGCGACGCTCGCTCTTTCCAAGATAGAGCCGCCCGCTTTCGTGGCCGTCATCGGCAAGAGCCGGACGTACTCTCCGCAGGAGGGCACCATGTACATGTCGGTGCGGCCGGAGAAGATCGTCGAGGTGGACCAGCACATCCGGGACCATTGGATACTGGAGACCGCCAAGGCCACCATGCGCCGGATCGAGGCGGTGGATGAGGCCCGGGAGATGGAGTGCCCCACCGCCGAGGAGCTGGTGAAGCTGGGCTTCAGCCCCCCGCTGGCTGACGGGGTGTCCAGGGCCTCCCCGCACTACACCGACCTGGACATCAACCGCTACCGCGGGATGGTGCTGGAAGCGCTGGAGCAGCTGCTGCCGGAGCGCTCGTCCGATCTTCCCATACCTCCGGAGCTGCCGTCCTCGGCCCCCGACGAGATCGAGGACGAGGAAGAGCAGGACGACCAGGACAAGGAAGAGATCGTGCTCAAGCTCATTGACGCCCTGGACAAGAACAAGAAGGGGGCGGCGCTGTCCGAACTCATCAAAGAGGCGGCCAAGCTCGGCATCGGCGAGAGCGAGCTGGAGGAGATCAACAATTCCCTGCTGGACAAGGGCCTCATCTACGAGCCTACCATCGGCAAGATGAAGCGCATCTGA